From Actinopolyspora lacussalsi, a single genomic window includes:
- a CDS encoding isochorismate hydrolase (product_source=COG1535; cath_funfam=3.40.50.850; cog=COG1535; pfam=PF00857; superfamily=52499) has product MAGIPTTHAYRMPTAVELPGNTAPWTVDPTRAVLLVHDMQRYFLEPLPPNPRTELVDNAVRLRQNCAELGIPVVYTAQPGNMTAEQRGLLRDFWGPGMRTSPEDREVVDQLAPGDNDRILTKWRYSAFFDSGLLAELRSAGRDQLILCGVYAHIGVLITAVESYSNDVQTFLAADAVADFSWERHHMALDYAARCCAVVTTVKEALA; this is encoded by the coding sequence ATGGCCGGAATTCCGACCACCCACGCCTATCGGATGCCGACAGCCGTGGAACTTCCCGGCAACACCGCGCCGTGGACCGTCGATCCGACACGCGCGGTGTTGCTGGTACACGACATGCAGCGATACTTCCTCGAACCGCTTCCCCCGAACCCGCGCACGGAGCTGGTGGACAACGCGGTCCGGTTGCGGCAGAACTGCGCGGAACTCGGCATCCCGGTCGTCTACACCGCGCAACCGGGGAACATGACAGCCGAGCAGCGCGGACTGCTGCGGGACTTCTGGGGTCCGGGCATGCGCACCTCACCGGAGGACCGGGAGGTCGTGGACCAGCTCGCCCCCGGTGACAACGACCGAATCCTCACGAAGTGGCGCTACAGCGCCTTCTTCGATTCCGGACTGTTGGCGGAGCTGCGCTCCGCCGGCCGGGACCAGCTGATCCTGTGCGGCGTTTACGCGCACATCGGTGTGCTGATCACCGCGGTCGAGTCCTACAGCAACGACGTACAGACGTTCCTCGCCGCCGACGCCGTCGCTGACTTCTCGTGGGAACGGCATCACATGGCCCTCGACTACGCGGCCCGTTGCTGCGCCGTCGTCACTACGGTCAAGGAGGCCCTCGCATGA
- a CDS encoding NAD(P)H dehydrogenase (quinone) (product_source=KO:K03809; cath_funfam=3.40.50.360; cog=COG0655; ko=KO:K03809; pfam=PF03358; superfamily=52218): protein MTKLAVIYYSAHGNLHKLAVAGAAAAEKEGAEVRLRKAAELTEETIVPGNDKWNQAWARHVAETGDIDEATIDDLEWADAVLWGTPGRYGMPAAPLKHFIDRTLPLHSRRGLANKVMSSFTSTATLHGGQESTILALNNAFYHWGAIIVPPGVVDPVQLAPENGNPYGVSSVSRNEAGNVADDNIAAIESQARRTVEIADALVRGMRTE from the coding sequence ATGACCAAGCTCGCCGTCATCTACTACTCGGCACACGGAAACCTCCACAAACTCGCGGTGGCGGGCGCCGCCGCCGCCGAAAAGGAGGGAGCGGAAGTGCGGTTGCGCAAAGCGGCCGAACTGACCGAGGAAACCATCGTTCCCGGAAACGACAAGTGGAACCAGGCATGGGCCCGTCATGTCGCCGAGACCGGTGACATCGACGAGGCCACGATCGATGACCTGGAGTGGGCGGACGCGGTGCTGTGGGGAACCCCCGGGCGGTACGGAATGCCCGCCGCTCCGCTCAAGCACTTCATCGATCGCACGCTGCCGTTGCACTCGCGGCGCGGCCTCGCGAACAAGGTGATGAGCTCTTTCACCTCGACCGCCACACTGCACGGTGGGCAGGAAAGCACCATTCTCGCCCTCAACAACGCGTTCTACCACTGGGGAGCGATTATAGTTCCTCCCGGTGTCGTGGATCCGGTTCAGCTCGCCCCCGAGAACGGAAATCCGTACGGCGTGAGCAGCGTATCGCGGAACGAGGCGGGAAATGTGGCCGACGACAATATCGCCGCGATCGAATCACAGGCCCGACGAACGGTGGAAATCGCCGACGCCCTGGTCCGTGGAATGCGCACCGAGTGA
- a CDS encoding phenazine biosynthesis protein phzE (product_source=KO:K13063; cath_funfam=3.40.50.880,3.60.120.10; cog=COG0147,COG0512; ko=KO:K13063; pfam=PF00117,PF00425; superfamily=52317,56322): protein MTSRNSVDPLDEITGDHPPPFALLYRPDSSPGVVEIFTGEISRLAELAEIPVPECEEAPGEPRADTLVMVPFRQISERGYECLDDGEPLLAMSVEEHHRIGLPEAMRRLPDEPIHLGQESFDTDDGEYAEIVRDIVNDRIGTGEGANFVIKRSFTATLEDYTSRSALTFFRRLLEGETGAYWTFMLHTGDRTFVGATPERHISVQDGTAVLNPISGTYRYPESGPELGEIMEFLGDRKESDELCMVVDEELKMMARISHEGGRVIGPYLKEMARLAHTEYFIEGRTDSDPREILRETMFAPTVTGSPLESACRVIARHEPRGRGYYSGIVGLIGRDAQGRHLLDSSILIRTADIDATGRMSIGVGGTLVRHSDPVSEVAETRAKAAGLLNALRTESTRGFAAHPDVRATLRRRNDNLADFWLSERMGHSGEMSDLAGRSVLVIDAEDTFTAMLRHQLGSLGLHVTVRRFDETHSPGEYDLVVLGPGPGDPTDTEHPKINGLHETARELLATGKPFLAICLSHQVVGMAAGITTKRRPVPNQGTQRRIDLFGAAEVVGFYNTFAGYCAADRIDHPSWGVVDVSRDPETGEVHALCGRDFASIQFHPESVLTLDGVRIVRDLLTGLVPRRPRHHGETNLEEFQRTITTVAN, encoded by the coding sequence ATGACTTCCCGGAACTCGGTCGACCCGCTGGACGAGATCACCGGCGACCACCCCCCGCCGTTCGCGCTGCTGTATCGCCCTGACAGCTCGCCGGGTGTGGTGGAGATATTCACCGGCGAGATCTCCCGACTCGCCGAACTGGCGGAGATACCGGTGCCCGAATGCGAGGAAGCACCTGGCGAACCACGCGCGGACACGCTGGTCATGGTCCCGTTCCGGCAGATCTCCGAACGCGGTTACGAGTGTCTGGACGACGGGGAACCGCTGCTCGCCATGAGCGTCGAGGAGCACCACCGCATCGGCCTGCCCGAGGCCATGCGGCGGTTGCCGGACGAGCCGATACACCTCGGGCAGGAATCGTTCGACACGGACGACGGCGAGTACGCCGAGATCGTGCGCGACATCGTGAACGACCGGATCGGAACGGGTGAGGGAGCGAACTTCGTCATCAAGCGCTCCTTCACGGCGACCCTGGAGGATTACACATCACGGAGCGCGCTCACCTTCTTCCGCAGACTGCTGGAAGGAGAAACCGGCGCTTACTGGACGTTCATGCTGCACACCGGGGATCGAACTTTCGTGGGTGCCACCCCGGAACGGCACATCAGCGTGCAGGACGGCACCGCCGTGCTGAACCCGATCAGCGGCACTTACCGCTATCCGGAGTCCGGCCCCGAGCTCGGGGAGATCATGGAATTCCTTGGCGACCGCAAGGAATCGGACGAGCTCTGCATGGTCGTCGACGAGGAACTGAAGATGATGGCGCGCATCTCCCACGAGGGAGGACGCGTCATCGGGCCCTATCTCAAGGAGATGGCCCGGCTCGCACATACCGAGTACTTCATCGAGGGACGCACCGACAGCGATCCCAGGGAGATCCTGCGCGAGACCATGTTCGCGCCCACGGTGACGGGCAGCCCGCTGGAAAGCGCGTGTCGTGTCATCGCGCGGCACGAGCCGAGGGGACGCGGTTATTACAGCGGAATAGTCGGCCTCATCGGCAGGGACGCACAGGGACGGCACCTCCTGGACTCCTCGATACTCATCCGCACCGCCGACATCGACGCCACGGGGCGCATGAGCATCGGCGTGGGCGGCACCTTGGTTCGCCACTCCGATCCCGTCTCGGAGGTCGCGGAGACGCGGGCGAAGGCCGCGGGGCTGCTGAACGCGTTGCGCACCGAGAGCACCAGGGGCTTCGCCGCGCATCCGGACGTGCGCGCGACGCTGCGTCGACGCAACGACAATCTCGCCGATTTCTGGCTGTCGGAGCGGATGGGGCATTCGGGCGAGATGTCGGACCTGGCGGGCAGAAGTGTGCTGGTGATCGATGCCGAGGACACGTTCACGGCGATGCTGCGCCATCAGCTCGGCAGTCTCGGGCTGCACGTGACCGTCCGCCGATTCGACGAGACTCACTCGCCTGGGGAGTACGACCTGGTGGTGCTCGGACCCGGCCCGGGAGATCCGACCGATACGGAGCACCCGAAGATCAACGGGCTGCACGAGACGGCCCGGGAACTGCTCGCCACCGGGAAACCGTTCCTCGCCATATGTCTGAGCCACCAGGTGGTCGGCATGGCCGCGGGAATCACCACGAAACGCAGACCGGTGCCGAATCAGGGAACACAGCGTCGGATCGACCTGTTCGGAGCCGCGGAGGTCGTCGGCTTCTACAACACTTTCGCGGGTTACTGCGCGGCGGACCGGATCGACCATCCGAGTTGGGGAGTCGTCGACGTCAGCCGGGATCCCGAGACCGGGGAAGTGCACGCGCTGTGCGGTCGGGATTTCGCTTCGATTCAGTTCCACCCCGAATCGGTGCTCACCCTGGACGGCGTGCGCATCGTCCGCGATCTGCTTACCGGTCTCGTGCCCCGTCGGCCGCGCCACCACGGCGAAACAAACCTCGAAGAATTCCAAAGAACCATCACCACGGTCGCGAACTGA
- a CDS encoding 3-deoxy-7-phosphoheptulonate synthase (product_source=KO:K01626; cog=COG3200; ko=KO:K01626; pfam=PF01474; superfamily=51569): MDDSMFDTGLGPALQQPPWEDLSQLERVREDLTARPPLVDPTDIHLLRSQLADVARGEAHVVQAGDCAEDPSESTAEHVSRKSAVLDLLAGTLRFITHTPTIRVGRIAGQYGKPRSNPTERVGDTELPVFRGHMVNSPEPDSENRRADPLRLLTGYMGADSVMRHLGWRVRSGDPRIEPLVWTSHEALLLDYELPMVRTDAAGNRVLTSTHWPWIGERTRQVDGAHVSLLAEVANPVACKVGPNMDIDELLALCSRLDPAGQPGKLTLIARMGADRTADRLPPLVEAVRLAGHPVIWLSDPMHGNTISAPNGHKTRYVEVLEREIAAFHQAVTKAGGTAGGVHLETTPDSVTECVAGPGEAEAAGRIYTSHCDPRLTPEQAISVVSSWPSRRPLFSDGTLSPLLNARSAD, from the coding sequence GTGGACGATTCCATGTTCGACACAGGACTCGGTCCCGCGCTGCAACAACCGCCGTGGGAGGACCTCTCCCAGTTGGAGCGGGTGCGCGAGGATCTGACCGCCCGGCCACCGCTGGTGGACCCCACCGACATACATCTGCTGCGATCCCAGCTCGCCGACGTCGCGAGAGGCGAGGCCCACGTCGTCCAGGCGGGCGACTGCGCGGAGGATCCGTCGGAAAGCACCGCGGAACACGTCTCGCGCAAGTCCGCGGTGCTGGATCTGCTCGCGGGAACGCTTCGGTTCATCACGCACACGCCCACCATCAGAGTCGGCCGTATCGCAGGGCAGTACGGCAAACCACGTTCCAACCCCACCGAGCGGGTCGGTGACACCGAACTACCGGTGTTTCGCGGACACATGGTCAACAGCCCGGAACCCGACTCCGAGAACCGACGGGCGGATCCGCTGCGTCTGCTCACCGGCTACATGGGTGCCGACAGTGTGATGCGGCATCTGGGCTGGCGCGTGCGATCCGGCGATCCCAGGATCGAGCCGCTCGTGTGGACCAGCCACGAAGCGCTGCTGTTGGACTACGAACTTCCCATGGTACGCACCGACGCCGCTGGGAACCGGGTACTGACCTCCACACACTGGCCCTGGATAGGCGAACGCACCAGACAGGTGGACGGTGCGCACGTTTCGCTGCTCGCCGAGGTGGCCAATCCGGTGGCCTGCAAGGTCGGCCCCAACATGGACATCGACGAGCTGCTCGCGCTGTGTTCGCGTCTCGACCCCGCCGGACAGCCGGGCAAACTCACTCTGATCGCTCGAATGGGCGCGGACCGTACGGCGGACCGACTGCCGCCACTAGTCGAAGCGGTACGGCTCGCCGGACACCCGGTCATCTGGCTCAGTGACCCGATGCACGGCAACACGATCAGCGCGCCGAACGGCCACAAGACGCGGTACGTGGAAGTTCTGGAACGGGAGATCGCCGCCTTCCACCAGGCAGTGACGAAGGCGGGTGGCACAGCGGGAGGGGTGCACCTGGAGACGACACCGGACTCGGTGACCGAATGCGTCGCGGGGCCCGGCGAGGCCGAGGCAGCTGGGCGGATCTACACCAGCCACTGCGATCCCCGGCTCACGCCGGAACAGGCTATCTCGGTGGTCTCTTCGTGGCCGAGTCGACGGCCGCTGTTCTCGGACGGGACGCTGTCTCCCCTGTTGAACGCGAGGAGCGCTGACTGA
- a CDS encoding 2,3-dihydro-2,3-dihydroxybenzoate dehydrogenase (product_source=KO:K00216; cath_funfam=3.40.50.720; cog=COG1028; ko=KO:K00216; pfam=PF13561; superfamily=51735; tigrfam=TIGR04316) encodes MHHGVALVTGAAGGIGAAVAQELSLRGVRVAALDRDGERLRETVEKLTAEGLPVTAFPSDVTGTSEVRSTVDEVEGSLGAIEHLVNAAGVLRTGRVTELSDEDWECAFAVNAGGVFRLSREVVDRMIPRGSGSIVTVASNAAATPRAEMAAYAASKAAATMFTKSLGLEVARHGIRCNIVAPGSTDTPMLRSMWHDSSGADSTIEGRPEVFRVGIPLGKLGATKDVAEAVGFLLSDSASQITMHTLTVDGGAALGASW; translated from the coding sequence ATGCACCACGGAGTAGCACTGGTAACCGGAGCAGCAGGCGGCATCGGAGCGGCCGTGGCACAGGAGCTGTCCCTGCGGGGCGTCCGGGTGGCGGCGCTGGACCGGGACGGTGAACGGCTGCGGGAGACGGTGGAGAAGCTTACCGCCGAGGGACTGCCCGTGACGGCCTTTCCCTCCGACGTAACCGGAACATCGGAGGTCCGCTCCACCGTCGACGAGGTGGAAGGCTCCCTGGGGGCGATCGAGCATCTGGTCAACGCGGCCGGTGTCCTCCGCACGGGAAGGGTCACCGAACTGTCCGATGAGGACTGGGAGTGCGCTTTCGCGGTCAACGCCGGCGGAGTCTTCCGACTCTCTCGGGAAGTCGTCGACCGAATGATTCCGCGCGGAAGTGGTTCGATCGTCACCGTCGCCTCGAACGCCGCGGCCACACCGCGTGCCGAGATGGCCGCCTACGCGGCGTCCAAAGCCGCGGCCACGATGTTCACGAAAAGTCTCGGGCTGGAGGTAGCCCGGCACGGCATCAGGTGCAACATCGTGGCGCCCGGATCGACCGACACACCGATGCTCCGTTCGATGTGGCACGACTCGTCCGGAGCCGACTCGACGATCGAGGGACGTCCCGAGGTGTTCCGGGTGGGCATCCCGCTGGGAAAGCTGGGGGCCACGAAGGACGTCGCCGAGGCGGTCGGCTTCCTGCTCTCCGATTCCGCCTCCCAGATCACCATGCACACCCTCACGGTGGACGGCGGAGCCGCACTCGGCGCTTCCTGGTAG